A window of Syntrophorhabdaceae bacterium genomic DNA:
TGCCACTTCGTCAAGGCCGTAGGTCTTACAAAGGTAAGCCAGGTTTAATATATCTTTCTTAAAACAGGAACCGCCGAAACCGATGCTCGCATTGAGGAATTTACTTCCGAGCCGGCTATCCAGTCCAATAGCCTTTGAGACCTCTCCGATATCAGCCTCGGTCTTCTCACAGAGAGCGGAAATAGCATTTATCGACGATATCCTTTGAGCGAGAAATGCGTTGGCTACGAGCTTTGAAAGCTCGCTGCTCCAGACATTGCTCTCTATGATGCGGTCCTTGGGCACCCAGTTCTTATAGACCTCAACAAGCTCGCTTCTCGCCTTTATACCGGTTTCCGTTTCGTGCGATCCGATGAGCACGCGGTCAGGAAATTCGAGGTCCTTTATGGCTGTGCCTTCTGCAAGAAACTCAGGGTTAGAGAGCACCTCAAAATGAATATCGTTTCCCTTGGACGTGAGAATACGCTCCATGGCGAGAGCGGTCTTGACCGGGATAGTGCATTTTTCCACCACAATTTTGGGAGAGTCGGCCGCCTCCCTGATTTGTCTTGCCGTTTTTTCCCAGTACTGAAGATCAGCCGCCATGCCGGCGCCTGCTCCAAAAGTTTTTGTAGGCGTATTGACGGCCACAAAAATGAGCTCGGACTCCCTGATACCTTTTTCGATGTCCGTATCAAAGAAGAGGTTCTTCCCGCGCGTGGCCTGGACGATCTCGTCAAGACCGGGTTCATATACGGGAAGTTCGTTTGATTTCCACTGCTTTATCCTTTCCTGGTTGATATCGACTACCGTCACGCGATACTGGGGACATTTGTAAGCAATCATTGCCATGGTGGGTCCACCCACATATCCCGCTCCGATACAAAGAATGTGTTTCCTAAACGTTTCTGCCATTGCCTCTTCCTTTCTTCATGTTGTATGAGGATAAATTGCCTTTGCTACGCCTTACAGACCGAAGCCTTGTAAGCAGGCCCGATCTTCATTACATATTCAGTTTATCAAATGACGGGCCACTTTGCCACATAGTTGACGTCAACTGACACAAAAAGGAGCTATCTATACCCCTTTTCCCTACGCGCCCAGTTCTTAGCGGTTCTCATAAGGTCGTGAAAGCCTGACATCTTGAGCGCGAAACCGTTGAAAGAGTCGCCTCTCTCAAAACAATATCTGGGCATTTCATACTCGTCGTATGCGTATCCGGTAAACTCCACCGTAGTAAATGCCAACGTGTAGCCGGCCTCTTTGACCATGGTCTTTACTGATTCATCATAATCGGATATGCTCCCATTCGGATAGGCGAAGAAGCGCACTTCTTCGCCTAACTGCTGTTCTATCTGCAATTTCGGGATCTCAATCTCGTATCTTGTCTTTTCGGGCGGTATCCTTGTGAGAATGGGGTGCGACACGGTGTGGGCGCCAAATGAGACGAGCCTCGATTCATACATTTCCTTAATTTCACTCCATGAAAGCATTCGGATTGTTTCGTGGATATCCCGCAGATCTGTGTTCAAAATTGCCTGCAACTGTTCTATTGCCTGTAACCTGTCCTTGTGGAACATTTTCTTGAGTTGCGCATTAATGTCCCTGAATGTGGCTAGCCTCTCATTTTCGTTTCTCAAAAAGTAGGTCTTGTTGAAAAGGGCAGGGTGGGTGAAACTGTCGATTTTGGTCTTGCCGAACATGTAAATGAGTTGGTCCTGGGAAAGAACGGTATGATTTTCCACGCAGCCGGTTGTGAGAAAGATCGTTGCAGGGATCGAATATTTCTTCAATAAGGGGTAAACATTGGTATAAAGATTGCGATGACCGTCGTCGAAGGTAAGCGATAGTGAGGGGAAAGAGGGTTTTCGTCTTTCACGAAACAATGACACGTATTCATCAAGGGTCACAAATACATAATGTTTCTTGAGGTAGCTTATACGCGTTTCCAATTCCTCCACGGAAAAATGGCCGAGCATCTGTAGAAATTCTGCCAATCCGTCAGACCTGGCGACCACCTGATGCGAATAGAGCACACGGGTGGGTAACGGGTAGGTGGTGCGATACAGACTACTAATTATCGGTATGAGCCCTGCGGCAGATATCATGGCGCCCGTAGCCTGCTTGATGTTACGCAACATCATTCGTATTCTCGATTCATCAACCGGTGATATATTTTCTCGACCATAGCCTTTGGAAAGAGAGATTTCAAGGTCTTTCGAGTTTTCCTCTCCAGCGTTGCCCACCGTGCTTTTGCCCGGGAGCGCCAGATCACGGTGTCCACACTGAGGTGTTCCTTCTTAGTCCAGATATACTTGTATTCTTCAGTTCCACGCAAGAAATCAAATTCCTTTGCGCCTTTTTGTGTACAGTCCTCAAGGGCAAGCAGCTGGAGAACGCTCCCCACGCGAAAGTTCGACCAACGAGGGTCGAATCCGATAGAATGATTGTACACGACGCCATTGTAAAAGAAGCTATAATGCCCTGCCGCCGGTGTACCGTCCACGAGGAGCCTCAAGAGGTACAGCCAGCCGTTATCGAAGAACCGCTGGATTATGGTATTGTGAAACCTGAGATAGCCCTCTCTGTACCGGGCAAAGCTGCCAGGGCCTCCTTTTTGTTCCCAGCGCTTTTGGTGAAGCTCAATAATGGTCGCGAAATCATTCTCAACACTCTTCTTGTCCATGGTTTCGCACATCTTAACCGTTCTGCCCTTTTCGAGCTTTTTCAGGTGGTTCCTGAACTTGTAGCGGGAAGTCTGGCTCAAAGTTTTCATGAAGTCATCCAAACTCCCATTGAGTTCAATATAGGGCGATACGTTTGATTGATATTCCCAAAATGGGACATGTGCCGCATCGCAATAGACACGCACCTCTTCAAGATTTACGCTTTCCTTCCGCACGGAAGTAAGATTTATCACGTCCCATTTCCTGACATTGTCGAAAAGAAATTCGAGGAAATAAGAAACAATCTCCCGCTCGCGACCCCTGCGAATGATAAAATCCTGATACTCGGTAATAACACCGGCAGAACCGATGAACTCGAGATGTCTTAAGGACCTTAGACCGAAGAATCTTCCCCGTGTTATATAGAGGGGCGCTATGCCCACCAGAGCGCCTTGATCTTCCGCTACGACAATACATGGTGTTTTACCGTCTCCGAAACATTCCCACCAGGTATACATCCATTCCCAGGTAAGAAACGGCGTGTCGGATGAGGAATTCTTCAGGAGTTCATTCCATGATTCCCTCATGGCTTTCATCTCGTGAGGGTCACTAACGATACGAAGGGTGGGATTATCCATTTTATGGGGCCTTTGAAAACGAGAGAGTCTCAAGCATAATATGCTCTATGGATTTGATGTTCTTGGTGATGTCAAAAAGTTCACAGGCCCTTAATCGGGAGTTCGCGCCCATCTTCATGCGCAACTGGCGGTCCCTAAGGAGGCTCAGTATGCCATCCGCAATCTTCCCCCTATGGCCTATGGGCACAACGAAACCGTTAAAGCCGTGTTGTGTGGTATCCGAAAGCCCCCAATTATCGGTTATGACCACGGGTTTGGCGCTGGCCAACGCCTCAAGGGTTGCGATGCCCATGCCTTCCCGCCAGGTGTTGGGGCAATGAACAAAGATATCGATCTCCTTTAGGATCTCGGAGGTGTCCTTGCGCCAGCCGGTGAAGATCACTTTACCCTCCAACCCGGATGACTTCACCTGATTGAGGAGGTTACTCATGATGGATTTGTCTTCATCGCCCACTATTAAGAAGACCGCATCAGGAAATTCCCTTAACACGATGGATGCAGCCCCAATCACGTCTTCATGTCCCTTACCTTCATCTATCCGGGAAATCAATCCGATGAGCTGTATGCCGGGCGCTATACCGAATTCATCGTGTAGTGCCTGAGTCTTTTGTCCGGGTTTGAATGCTTCCACATCCACCCCTTCAAAAATTACAACCATCTTCTTGTAGGGGAATCCGGATTCAGTGTGAAAATTGTATTCGGCGTGGGAAGAGGCAATGAAAACTTTCGGAAAAGAAGAAAGCATCTTCCACATTCTCTTTCCCGGGTTATGAACTCCCACACCTCCCTTACGCACAACGCAAGGAACTCGGGCGATGGCCGCCGCAAGAATCGCAGGCATATGGTAGATCACGTCCTGGTTCAACAGAACCAGATCAATTTTTCCCTTCTTTATCATCGCGATCAGTCGCAGAACAGGAATAAAATTTTGTTTGAGGATTGCAAAAATGATTTGAATATGTTTGATAAATGGAAATGTGCTGTGCCGTGGTTGTGTGTATCTTTCCTCGCTTGAGAGAAACTCCACCTCGGCATCTGATTCTTGAATTTTGCGAATAAAAGGTCCTGCGCCCCTCTTATAAAACAACACAGTGGGATGGAATGTATGCCTGTCCAGGTGGCTGAGAAAAGAATACAGATAAGACGCCGAACCTCCATACCCCATACCTGATTCACAAATAAGAAGATTGACCATAGAAGAGAGTCTGACTACAAACGAATGTCTTTCACCCAATGCTTGTTGGCGAAATACCAGTCCATTGTTGCCTTGAGTCCGTCCTTGAGGGCGACCCCGGGCTCCCATTCCAGGAGTGTTCTCGCTTTACTGATATCGGCCCAGGTCTCCTTTATATCGGTTTTGTTAAAAGGTTTATGGTCTATCGCGGCTATTTTGCCGAGACCGCTTTGAATTTCGCCAATCACATGATTGAGTGAGATCGGATTTTGCCCTCCACCGAGGTTTATGATTTCGTATCCGAGCGGTTTGAGTGCCTTTATGGTGCCACTGGCGATGTCATCGACGAAGGTGAAATCTCTCGCTTGTGTCCCATCCCCGAAGAGCTCGATGGGCGTGCCTTCGTCTATCCACTTGATAAACCGGAATATGCTCATGTCAGGTCTGCCCGCGGGTCCGTAGACGGTAAAATAGCGCAATACCGAAACATCCATCCCGAAGAGATAGTGATATGTATAAGCCATCACCTCCGCGGCCTTCTTTGTCGCCGCATATGGAGAGATGGGGGCATTGACCGGCAGGTCTTCCTTGAATGGCATGGGTTGACCTGCGTAGAGTGAGGAAGTTGAGGCGAGCACCATCTTTTGGACCCCGAATTTCCTCATCATCTCCAGGATGTTGAGGGTGCCCTGTGCATTAGTCGCCATATACACATGCGGGTTCTCCATACTGTATCTTACACCCGCCCTGGCTGCGAGATTAATGACCGCGTCAAAGCGATAAGTAGCAAAGAGAGACTCCAGAGAATTGCGGTCTTCGATATCCGTCAATGACCAGACAAAATTATCAAATCGGGCCAGACCATGAAGTCTGTGTTCTTTTAACCGCACGTCGTAGTAATCGTTCATATTGTCGATACCGACTACAGAGCTACCGTTTTCCAGCAGGAGCTGGCACGTTCGGGCGCCTATAAAACCTGCCGCCCCTGTCACAAGAAAGAACCGCATCCGAGCCCTCCTTTATACTTACGTGCGTACCCGTTCATAATTCGATCATCTTTCGTGTCTGCCGAGGAAACCGTCTCTGTGTATCAGCTGGTTTGTTTTGAACCATACCATTCGGATGTGCTATGCTCAAGAAACGTCACGCTGGGTCTAAGATGGATTTCAAGTCGCCTGCAAAGAAAATACTTCTTCAGAAGCACATTAACTTCCTGGTTATACACGGATTGCGACTTTTGTGCAGATTTCGCTATCATACCATACTAACGAACATAATCGAGAGAGTGCCCGTTTCGGCAGATGAAGTTACATCGATTACGATCGACGGCGAAGACATGAGGTATTACGCGAGGGGAGCTATCGGGAGGCAGATCTTCTGGACAAAGAGCTATCCTGACGCGGTCGCAATATCGATCTTCACCCACCTTGCAAGGAAGTCTTCAGTTATCATGGATATCGGGGCTAACATAGGACTCTTCGCCATCTCGGGAGCTAAAGCAAATTTGAATGCTCGCGTCTATGCCTTCGAGCCCATCCCCTCCTTATCGGATGCCATCGAAGCAAATAAGGCCCTGAATGACCTTAGTAATATTTGGGTTATACCTCAAGCGGTGAGTAATACAACCGGAGTATCCAGCCTTTATCTGACCGAAGATGATACCATGGCGTCTCTCAAACAGGGCAGGGGGCTGACAATTGAAGGCGAGCGTCAAGTGAGTACCGTCACGCTTGATGAATTTTGTGAATCCCGTAACATTGAAAAGGTAGATCTCATAAAGATAGACGTTGAGGGCGCCGAGACGTTCGTACTTAAGGGCGGCACTGCTACACTAAATTCCAGCTCCCCTTATGTTATCGTGGAGGTCTTAAATGCCGAGGTGGCCTATTATCTGAACCATTTGCTTGGAAATATGGGATACAGGTTCTTCAACATCACGTTGAGTGGTATAATGCCCGCCGATACTGTCGAGTTTTCCGCCAACCTGGACAACCGAAATTGGCTGTGTGTGAGTAATTGCAGAGAGCTTTAGCAGGTAAATCCAAAATGAACCAATCGGACATGTGTTTATGGGCTTTCTCCTTCTTGAGGAGAAAGCCCATCTTTTCGCTGTAGACTGATCTCAGTTGGGCGCTACTGTCAGAGCCGGGCCTTTGTTGGCGTTGCACTTTCCAGGCGGGCAGGAATTCCCCAGATATTCCCAGATGTATTTTGAGAGCGTCATGTTATCCGCGCAGAAGCCTCTCGTAGGATCGGGACTGGAGGGGGCCCCGTAAGTCCTGAAGAAAGTCCTGATGGTGTCCTCGTAAGGCCAGGGCCACAGACTATTGGTAGTGGTTGTATTATAACCGGTGTCACCCCACATGGAGCCATCGGCACCTATTTTGTACAGAATTGTGGCCCCAATATCGCCGCCGTCCGATGCCTTTCCGCTTAAATTTGAACCGGACTCGATTCTGACGAGATATTTCAGGGCGCCCGCCAGTGGATTGGTGGTAGTGATATCGGCTGCAGAGGAGCCAACATTCGATTTATTGGCAAAGTTTCCGTAGAAGGCGTCATTGGTGGAACTCTTGATGTTAGAGATCGCCGTACCGCTGCCGCCGAGATTGAAAAAGAGCGAGTTGCTTACATCACCATACGATGTGGTATTCGCAGTCATCATATTCCATGCTGCGGAGTAGCTCGATTTTCCGAAAGTATTGTGTCGAATCGTGAAGTCCATGTTTATTGAGTTATCAACGATCATTCCGTTCAGAAAATCGTAAAACACGGTATTTTCCATCAAGAAATTATCACAGCCGTTGCCGACCGAGAAGACCTCGGAGGGGGACGATCCCCATCTGCTGTGCTGAAGGTTCAGTGCGATGGACCCCCTGATACTGGTGTTGGAACTGTGATATTCGACCCCTCCGACCGTATTTACATGTCGGCAATAGAAACCTCCATACACGCCCTCATAGTTCGTATAGTACTGGTCGTTGCTATCGATGGCTATGCAATTCTGGTACTCGACATACTGCGAGGTATAATTTACAAAATTGGAGATGGGCATGCCATTGCCGTTGGCGTTGTCAAGCCTTGCCACGCACCGCCTGAATATTACGTGGTCGGAAGTGAAAGGGATAAAGTTGTAACGGCCTATTCCGGTCACATAGCAGTCTTCAAGGAGAATGTATGACGCGTACTGGATGGCGATGTTGTCCTCAAAACCGCACCGAGTAAATTTGATGTGATGAGCAGTTCGATTGGTGGCTGACGAACCGGTAAGGTTGTGACCAATACCACCAGCTCCGCTACCATTGACATACTGAATACCATCAAACTGGACATAGGACATGGTGAACGTGCCATAACCGTCGAACATGGAGATCGTGTTCTGACCATCGAAAACAGCTTTACCCGGGTTTTCGGCTCGTACCACTGTGTATGCGCTGGAAGACCCGCTTGGTGGCATCAGATTGTAACGTATCTGGTTATTGGTGCCGGTGTATGTACCGTCTCTTATGATCAGGGTGTCGCCACCAGACATTGCGCTAACTGCACTTTGCAGGTTCTTGTAGGTTTCGTTGGGACCCATGTAGATGGTCTTGCCCTGAGCCACCGAAGTGATCCCTGCAAGAACGAATAATAGTGTCAGGGAGATTAATAAATGCTTGCTTCTTTTCATGTTAGTCCTCCTTGCGACAAAGGGCATCCCCATGAAGCAAGGGCGTGCCCGAATTGCGATTCGGCATTCGGAATCGCACATGAGCCCTTAATTTGGTCCATGTACTTGTCGGCATCATATCGTATTATAAGTCTACCATGATTTGAAGCAAATGACTAAAATCACATTCTCTTTACACATCTTTTGACACTGCCCACCTGTCGCTTGACTTACTTTTTACAAGTCCTCACCATCCTTTCTGATGCAATCGACCATCTGCTCGACACTCCTCGTCCATGAGAATTTCCGGGCCTTCTCAAATCCGTTTTCACCCATCCTTTTTCTCTTGGCCGGGTTACCGAGAAGATCGATGATTTTTTCCGCCAGTTCCCCGGCATTGTTTGGTTCGATTAGATAACCTGTTTCTCCATCGTCGATGATTTCCGGAATACTTTCGATTCTGGTCCCGACACAGGGAAGACCGTTTGCCATGGCTTCCAGAAAAACTATGCCAAAAGGTTCTCTAAGCGAAGGCATCACGAAAATATCGGCGGTTCTGAATTCCTGTGCCGTCAATTCCAAAGAGAGCTTCCCCTTAACGATTATATTGGGATCGCTATTCTCTATATGGCAGCCGACGATCGTCAGTTTTGCGTCGGGGATAATATTCTTTACCTTCGAGAAGGCCTCGAGCAGCACAGGACCTCCCTTTCGTTTGAAATCAATCCCGACAAAGAGTACCTTTTTTCCTTGAGGCGACATCCTCTGTTCTTTGGCAACCGGTACGTTAATGCCGGGATATACGGTCTCTATCCTGCTCTCCTCCATTTCATAATCGCTAATCAGGCTATTTTTGATATAATTGCTCATGGTAAATATTGTTGTTGCCCGATGGTAGCAGGCTTTTTCCAGATCAATCCATTTTGATGAGGCCAATGACGCGGATTCTCCAAGATCATTCCTTGCCGCTTTTTCGGTCAACAAATGTGTGTGGTCGGTGTAGATGAAGTAGGGCTTCCTTGTGGGATTCACGGCCCCCGCGAACAGGGTCTGCGTCTGGAATATCACATCAGGATCTTCTCTTTCGATTGTTTTTTGGCAATGGCCGGATAACAACCTGAACACGAACGGAAGGTAATTGATGGCGTCCGCCCATCGTTTCCCGAATATTGTCATGGCCAGAGGCATGAGCAGCATGCCGGTAAGCGTTCTTTTCGGGTTGATCGCATCCGAGACATCGCAATCTATTACCCGAAACCCTTTTTCTCTAAATCCTTCCACTAAATAGCGATTAATTCCCGAAAATGAACCATATCTAAGGAACAGCAACTTGGGCTCTGCGGGCTGTGATCTACTCATGAGACGTGTTGCTCCCCGGTCTAAGACTAATCGTCTTCGATAGCTCGCTTTGCGGTATCATTTGTTTTGGGCTTGTCTGGCTGCTATACAGGACAGTAAAGCGGATTCGATTTTCTTGACGCTCAATTCCCAACTGAAGTCTTTTTCCACCATCTCCTTGGCCTTCAATCCGATCTCATGCATTCGGTCACTATTTCGAATCAGATCCACTATTTCCGACGCCATATCCTGCGAGTTGTCCCTGATGATAATCTGCTCGCCATCCATGGCTTTAATCCCTGCGTTTCCGAAACGAGTGCTCACCACAGGCAGTCCACAGGCCATGGCCTCGAGTATCTTGTTCTGTATCCCGGCGCCGGAGACCATTGGAGCTACGAAGACTTTACTCCGATTGAGGATCTTGGCCATATCTTCGACAAAACCGGTGACTATCACATTATGATCGTCATGGTATTTGAGTACTCTGTCGGACGGTGTGGTGCCGCAGATGTAGAACTTTATTTCCGGACAGTACTGTTTTATCCCCGGTAGGACCTTTTCACAGAAGAACTCCACGGCCTTCTCGTTTGGATCATATCCCATGTTTCCGGTAAAGATAATATCGATGTCCTTTTTGACCGTTCCCGCATGAAACAGCGACACATCCACCCCATTGGGGACAACAGCAAGGTTTTCGTTCTTCAAGTACTCCTTATCTACCCCCGATGTAATAAAAGTTGCGTCAAATAGCTTCGGGTAATGACTTTCGAAGGCAATCATCTTCTTCCACTCCAGAAAATATGCAGCCTTCTTTACAGGGTTACGCTCGCTCTTGTATCGCCTCTCCGTGCTCAGGCTGAAAGAGTCGATCCAATCCATAGCGGTTGGAATTCCTTTGACCAGTTCTCGGTAATAGGCTAATCTGCCGCACACAAAATAAACCAGATCGTAGCTGTTTTCCGAGACCATTTCGGTTATAATGTCTGTCATTTTTGGTGTATGATAGCAGTAAACGTACGAGGGCCAGGAAGTGAACAGACCGAGGTACGCTTTCACCTTCCAGGCCCTTTCGCTCACTTCCACCGGTTTGATCTTCCGACAGTACTTCCGCATTTCTGCGAGGTCTTGATCGGCGATCTTTTCCTCACTAAAGGCCACAAGATCGATCTCGTGCCTGGCCGACAGATCCCTGATCGGATAGTATGCCCGTATCTTATCCCCTTTCAGAGGCGGGTATGGGAACCGTGATGTGATAAACAGAATTTTCATGCCTCACCTCTAATCTCTGCCCCCGCGAAGTAGTCCAATATTTTTTTCCCATTAATGTACCAATTATGCGTATTGACAATATATTTTCTCGCGTCTTGAGCCATCTTTTCTCTCAAGTCCTCTTGATCCACCAGAATCATCATTTTTCTCGCCAAATCATCCGTGTCGCCTGGTTGGAACAATAGCCCTGTTTCTGCGTCACGGACGATGTCTTCTATGGGTTCCAGGCGAGGAGCTACGACGGCCTTGCCAGCTGCCATGTATTCAGGTATCTTCATGGGCGAACCATATGCGTTGGAGTGCGGCATGACGGCGAGATCAAAGAGAGCGACATACCCGGGTATCTCTTCATAGGGAACGTGTCCCACGAAGACCACCTTTCTTTCAAGTCCATCCCGGCTCACCTTGTCTCGTGTCTCGGCCATAGCCGGGCCGTCACCTACCAGTACGCAGACAATATCGTCTCTGAGTTTTGATATGCGCATAAAGGCGTCGAGTAAGAGATCGATGCCATGCCATTTGTAGAAGAAGCCCACGAATCCGATGATCTTCTTTCCTTCAATACCCATACTCCGCAAGAGCCTGTGATCGGGCTTGGATGGAAAGAATTTGTCCGGGTCGGCGGCATTCGGCACAACAAGGATCTTATTCGGCGTGACACCTGATTTAACCAATCGGGTCTTTAACCACGTTGAGACTACTATGAGGCCGCTCGCTCGCCGGAAAACGAATTTCTCGATGGTTCGGTCCATCAACCGGACCAAAGTAGTTCTCGACCTGACAAGGGGGGTCTCAGTGGTAAAATTGACCTCAAGAAGCAACGGGATCCTGTGAAAAAGAGCAACCAGCGCCCCGGCGCAACACAGGAATGCATATCGCTCGTATATGAGCTCAATCTTCTTGCTTCTCACGCGCCGTGAAAGGGCAAAGAGAGCCCAGGCGTTGTAAACCAGTTCAAAGATCTCAAAAAAGAATTGGGGGATTTTCCGGCTAAATGCCTTCCATGGGCTCGAGGCCCGCGTCCCTCCTCTTTCTTTGGCTTCGTTCTCGGCGATCTTCACCCCCGGAGGGGAGACAATATCAACCTCGTGGCCTTGTTTGGTCCAGGCATTAACAAAACCGAGTATGTGGACCCTTTCTACCCCGCCACCCTGGGTCCGATGATGGTAGAGAATCCTCACGCCTTAATCACCCAAGAAATTCCTGGTTATGATGTCTTGTAATGATATGCTTCAAGCAGATAGTCCCTGAATAACCCCGGATTTCCATCTTTTCCGTGTTCCGCCGCCTTTATGATATTGTACAGCTCTCTGGCCGTTACGTAATGGAGCGCATACTTGAGGCCGTCATTATATTTTTCATTCAAATAACGGTGCATTTCCCTGATTGGGTTTCCGAGCAAGACATCATGATGTTCTGTCGGTGCCCCATGAGTAAAAACTTTAACGACAATCCAGTTCTCCCTTCCGGCAACATGAATGCCCGTGCTGATCCAGGCGTCCACTCGTTCCGTGACGGGGAGGTTATTGGCTGAGATTTCTCCATCCTCGATGCCAACAATAGGAATGCCCTTTCTCTTCTTCCAGCGAAAACCGAGCGGGCCTTGTATCATCATCAGGTCGCCGTCTCCGGAAGAGCCTACCCGAACCTCCACCCCCCTATCGTACGATTTGGCCTGAGTCGGGTTGTCCTTTGCGTAGTATATAGTATTCACCGTTCTCGGTTGAGATTCGACCATATAAGAGGGAAAGGTGAAATCGGCGTAGCAGCCCGTCTGCCTCAAAATC
This region includes:
- a CDS encoding nucleotide sugar dehydrogenase; its protein translation is MAETFRKHILCIGAGYVGGPTMAMIAYKCPQYRVTVVDINQERIKQWKSNELPVYEPGLDEIVQATRGKNLFFDTDIEKGIRESELIFVAVNTPTKTFGAGAGMAADLQYWEKTARQIREAADSPKIVVEKCTIPVKTALAMERILTSKGNDIHFEVLSNPEFLAEGTAIKDLEFPDRVLIGSHETETGIKARSELVEVYKNWVPKDRIIESNVWSSELSKLVANAFLAQRISSINAISALCEKTEADIGEVSKAIGLDSRLGSKFLNASIGFGGSCFKKDILNLAYLCKTYGLDEVADYWESVVRINEYQKERFILNMLNSMFNTLAGKRICLFGFAFKADTGDTRETPALYIAKRLVEEKAELVITDPKALPNAAIDLAGLGSIVYEEDPYKAALGCDAIAIMTEWSLYKALDYGTIYKSMIKPAFVFDGRNILDARRLHTIGFNVFPIGKTPLTHF
- a CDS encoding polysaccharide deacetylase family protein; the encoded protein is MMLRNIKQATGAMISAAGLIPIISSLYRTTYPLPTRVLYSHQVVARSDGLAEFLQMLGHFSVEELETRISYLKKHYVFVTLDEYVSLFRERRKPSFPSLSLTFDDGHRNLYTNVYPLLKKYSIPATIFLTTGCVENHTVLSQDQLIYMFGKTKIDSFTHPALFNKTYFLRNENERLATFRDINAQLKKMFHKDRLQAIEQLQAILNTDLRDIHETIRMLSWSEIKEMYESRLVSFGAHTVSHPILTRIPPEKTRYEIEIPKLQIEQQLGEEVRFFAYPNGSISDYDESVKTMVKEAGYTLAFTTVEFTGYAYDEYEMPRYCFERGDSFNGFALKMSGFHDLMRTAKNWARREKGYR
- a CDS encoding GNAT family N-acetyltransferase, coding for MDNPTLRIVSDPHEMKAMRESWNELLKNSSSDTPFLTWEWMYTWWECFGDGKTPCIVVAEDQGALVGIAPLYITRGRFFGLRSLRHLEFIGSAGVITEYQDFIIRRGREREIVSYFLEFLFDNVRKWDVINLTSVRKESVNLEEVRVYCDAAHVPFWEYQSNVSPYIELNGSLDDFMKTLSQTSRYKFRNHLKKLEKGRTVKMCETMDKKSVENDFATIIELHQKRWEQKGGPGSFARYREGYLRFHNTIIQRFFDNGWLYLLRLLVDGTPAAGHYSFFYNGVVYNHSIGFDPRWSNFRVGSVLQLLALEDCTQKGAKEFDFLRGTEEYKYIWTKKEHLSVDTVIWRSRAKARWATLERKTRKTLKSLFPKAMVEKIYHRLMNREYE
- a CDS encoding glycosyltransferase, which encodes MGARGRPQGRTQGNNGLVFRQQALGERHSFVVRLSSMVNLLICESGMGYGGSASYLYSFLSHLDRHTFHPTVLFYKRGAGPFIRKIQESDAEVEFLSSEERYTQPRHSTFPFIKHIQIIFAILKQNFIPVLRLIAMIKKGKIDLVLLNQDVIYHMPAILAAAIARVPCVVRKGGVGVHNPGKRMWKMLSSFPKVFIASSHAEYNFHTESGFPYKKMVVIFEGVDVEAFKPGQKTQALHDEFGIAPGIQLIGLISRIDEGKGHEDVIGAASIVLREFPDAVFLIVGDEDKSIMSNLLNQVKSSGLEGKVIFTGWRKDTSEILKEIDIFVHCPNTWREGMGIATLEALASAKPVVITDNWGLSDTTQHGFNGFVVPIGHRGKIADGILSLLRDRQLRMKMGANSRLRACELFDITKNIKSIEHIMLETLSFSKAP
- a CDS encoding SDR family NAD(P)-dependent oxidoreductase; translated protein: MRFFLVTGAAGFIGARTCQLLLENGSSVVGIDNMNDYYDVRLKEHRLHGLARFDNFVWSLTDIEDRNSLESLFATYRFDAVINLAARAGVRYSMENPHVYMATNAQGTLNILEMMRKFGVQKMVLASTSSLYAGQPMPFKEDLPVNAPISPYAATKKAAEVMAYTYHYLFGMDVSVLRYFTVYGPAGRPDMSIFRFIKWIDEGTPIELFGDGTQARDFTFVDDIASGTIKALKPLGYEIINLGGGQNPISLNHVIGEIQSGLGKIAAIDHKPFNKTDIKETWADISKARTLLEWEPGVALKDGLKATMDWYFANKHWVKDIRL
- a CDS encoding FkbM family methyltransferase, which produces MLKKRHAGSKMDFKSPAKKILLQKHINFLVIHGLRLLCRFRYHTILTNIIERVPVSADEVTSITIDGEDMRYYARGAIGRQIFWTKSYPDAVAISIFTHLARKSSVIMDIGANIGLFAISGAKANLNARVYAFEPIPSLSDAIEANKALNDLSNIWVIPQAVSNTTGVSSLYLTEDDTMASLKQGRGLTIEGERQVSTVTLDEFCESRNIEKVDLIKIDVEGAETFVLKGGTATLNSSSPYVIVEVLNAEVAYYLNHLLGNMGYRFFNITLSGIMPADTVEFSANLDNRNWLCVSNCREL
- a CDS encoding chondroitinase-B domain-containing protein → MKRSKHLLISLTLLFVLAGITSVAQGKTIYMGPNETYKNLQSAVSAMSGGDTLIIRDGTYTGTNNQIRYNLMPPSGSSSAYTVVRAENPGKAVFDGQNTISMFDGYGTFTMSYVQFDGIQYVNGSGAGGIGHNLTGSSATNRTAHHIKFTRCGFEDNIAIQYASYILLEDCYVTGIGRYNFIPFTSDHVIFRRCVARLDNANGNGMPISNFVNYTSQYVEYQNCIAIDSNDQYYTNYEGVYGGFYCRHVNTVGGVEYHSSNTSIRGSIALNLQHSRWGSSPSEVFSVGNGCDNFLMENTVFYDFLNGMIVDNSINMDFTIRHNTFGKSSYSAAWNMMTANTTSYGDVSNSLFFNLGGSGTAISNIKSSTNDAFYGNFANKSNVGSSAADITTTNPLAGALKYLVRIESGSNLSGKASDGGDIGATILYKIGADGSMWGDTGYNTTTTNSLWPWPYEDTIRTFFRTYGAPSSPDPTRGFCADNMTLSKYIWEYLGNSCPPGKCNANKGPALTVAPN